GATCGGATATTTGTGCCGCCAACGCCACATCTTCTTTATACGCCTCAGGGCGCGGCAAAGCAATGTCATCCCAGTACCGGTTTAAAACACTTCCATCGGGCAGCATTACCACTCGGCCCGTTGATTTCGTCTCAGTGCCGCGAAGCGATAAATTATCCTCGCCGCGCATCCAAAACGCGTATTCTTTTTCCAGTTGAGGCAGGTAGCGAAGCCAAATGCATTCACCTTTTTGCTCGGCCAATAAGCTGACCATCAAAGCAAAAAAGGGCGGCTGGGAGCGACCTAAATAATAGGTACGGTTGCCGTTGGGAATAAACCCGACCGTATCAATCAGGTAAGCAAAATTATTGACCATGCTTTCAACCAATTCTCCCCGACCGGATACCTGCAGCCCCAACATTGTAAAATAAGAATCCCAATAATAGATTTCTCTGAAACGCCCGCCCGGTACTACATACTTAAACGGCAGGGAAATCAACGTGCCGGTATTTTCTGCCTTTTCGGGCTGACGCGTCAAAACCTCCCACAGATCTTCCAAATGCCGCTCAATCGGTTTGGTAAGATCGCTTTGAATGTACGCATTCTCCTCTGTCGGAAGGATAAAATTTTCGTTGATGAAATGCTTTAATACGAAGCCCGACTGATTTTTCCGACCATGATACGCTTCCGCAATTTGGGCAGGGGGATATTTGGCTATCGCATCGGAAAACGTTTTGGAATCAGAAAATAAGTTGCTGTGCTGCACGTCATTATACAGCAACTGAACATCTTCATCCTGGATAAAATGTAATTTTTTAGTTTCGGGTAAAGTCATTCGAAATAGGATTTACAATAGAAACAGTCAATGATAGCTCAATGTCCACCCACCGAATGGATTTCGATCGCACCATTTTTTCCCTGCAAACGGCTGAAAAAGAGCAGGGCTATGATCAGCAGACCAATGGGTATCAATGAAAAGTAAAAAGCCGTTTGACCGCCGTAATGTTCAAACACATAGCCGGTAATCAGCGAGCCGGTGGTTCCGCCCAATGCCGAAAATATCACGATCAGGCCCGACATAAGCCCATGCTGATTAACAGGTAATGAACTTAATATCAACGAATTGATGGCAGGATAAACAGGAGCTAAAAACAAACCGATCATTGGAAAAATGAACGCAGCCAAAGGAGCATTGCCCCAGCCGGTCACTCCGCCTGTGACGGCATTTGCCGCCAGCGGCAACGCGATCAGCACCAAGGCGGCCGAAATCACCAAACAACCGGTCAGGACAAACAGCCAATTGAGTTTTTTCAGTACCACACCGGCCAGAAAACGGCCCAAAGCCGTAGCAATGGCCAACAGGCTCGCCATCTGAATACTCAAAGCATTGGGCAGATGCAGTACTTTACTGTTGAACGTCGGCAACCAACTCATGATGCTCTGCTCGATCAGCACATACGTAAAGGCACAAATGATAAATACGAGTACCAAAGGCAATACGATCAAACGAAACATATCGGCAAAATTTTCCCTGAAAGGCCCGGCAGCCTCCGTTTTGAGCGATGATTCATCTAAGGGAGTCGTAATCAATAAAACAAAAGCAATCAAGGCTATGCCACCCAGCAGGTAATATACTTTCAGCCAAGCCGTTGGAGTTGACTCATCCATAAAACCGCTGAAGAGGAAATATCCGGCCAAAATTCCCACCATAAAGAACGATTCAATGAAATTCATCAGGCTGATGTGCTCTTTTTTGTCGGCTGTTACCAACCCGATCGTGCCATACACCGAAACCTTGATCAGCGCAAACCCCGCTCCCGCTACTGCAAAAACCACTTTGGTCATCCCAAACGAATGAACGGAGGGCATCAGTAAACAGATGAAAGCATTGAAACCCAATGCCACAAGCATGGCATTTTTATATCCCAATTTATTGATGTAAGAGGCGACCGAAAAGGAGACAACGGCAATGCTCAGATCCTTGAACGCTTCCAAAATGGAGGCCGAGATTTCTGAAACATTGTATGTATGCTGTACCTGAAGTATAACGGTCCCGACGCTGTTGAGCAGAATGGCAAACACAAAATAGTTCAGAAAGATCGAAAGCTTTACTTTCCAATACGATTGCATAGGGTTTAGGTTAAAAAGAGTGGAGTGGAAATGGTAAATCTTACTAATTGTATTGACCGGGCTTATAAAAAAAGAAGCGGGACGAAGCCCGCTCTTCAATCATCATAGGGAAGCGAGATAAAGCCGAGACAATTTTTTCATGACAAAGTTCTACTTTTATCCAAAAAAAAAGTAAGCTTCTATTGCGCATTTTTTATCCTATATTATGATTTTTTATCCTATTTTTGGAACAATCAGCTTAACACAGGCGATGAAAACCGAATTTGAAGTCATTCGTCCCGACGAAGGGAGCTCTTTTCGTATCCTTCACAACGTAGTTTTACCGGAGCTTTTTCGGTGGCAGTTCCATTATCATCCCGAATACGAAATTGTTTGTGTCTTCAACGGCTCCGGACGCCGCCACGTGGGCATGCACCTAAGTCATTATGAAGACGGTGATCTGGTATTTATCGGCCCCAATGTTCCTCATTCCGGTTTTGGACAGGAGGCCGTCGGGCCTCATGAAGAAATCGTCGTTCAACTGAAAGAAAATCTGCTGGGAGAACATTTTTTGGAAATGCCCGAAATGCGCGCCGTCAAACGTCTGTTTGAGCGCGCGCATTTAGGAGTATGTTTCTACGGTGAAACCAAAGCCCGCATAAAAGAACGTCTGCAGCATCTGCTGCTTTTACCCCCTTTTGAGCGTTTACTGGAATTGGTCAATATCCTTCAACTTTTAGCGACTACTCATGAATCCTACCTGCTGAATGCCGAAGGGGTAAAACTGGAAGTAAGCCCCAAAGACGAAGCTCGACTGAATAAGATCTTAAAATACGTCGAAGAAAACTACCAAAAACCGATTGATATTCAGGAAATTGCGTCTATCATTCATTTGACCGTTCCATCTTTTTGCCATTATTTCAAAAAGATGATGAATGCCACCTTCACCGACTTTGTCAACCGGTACCGCATCAATCAAGCCTGTCGTCTGCTGACTACGGATAAAAGCATTACGGACATAGGCTACGAAAGCGGCTTTGGAAACGTAGCTTATTTCAACCGGGTGTTTAGAGCCCATAAACAACAAAACCCTTCGGAGTACCGAAAGGCGTTGAAGAAATAAATACGTAGGGGCGAGGTTTACCTCCGCCCGGTTGCGCACCAAAAATGCCACCGGAAAACCGGAGAGGGCAGACGTAAAGCCTGCCCCTACCCTTTTACTTGGTGGTGTAATTGGGGGCTTCTTTCGCAATTTGAATATCGTGCGGGTGGCTTTCACGCATCCCGGCAGCGCTGATCCGTACAAATTGAGCCTGTTTGAGGGCATCAATATCGCCGGCACCACAGTATCCCATTCCTGCTTTCAAACCGCCTACCAATTGGTATACGATGTCCGATACTTTTCCTTTAAAAGGAACTCGGCCCACGATTCCTTCAGGAACCAGTTTTTTGATATCGTCTTCGGCATCCTGAAAATAACGGTCTTTCGAGCCGTCTTCCATGGCTTCCACCGACCCCATTCCGCGGTAAGATTTAAAACGACGACCTTCGTACAGGATTTCTTCGCCCGGCGCTTCGTCGGTACCGGCCAATAAAGATCCGATCATGACCGTACTGGCACCGCCGGCAATGGCCTTCACCACATCTCCCGAGTAGCGAATTCCGCCATCGGCAATAACCGGAACACCTGTACCTTCAATGGCTTTGGCCGACTCATATACGGCCGAAAGCTGCGGCATTCCAATACCTGCAATAATTCGGGTGGTACAGATGCTGCCGGGGCCTACGCCCACTTTGACCGCATCGGCCCCGGCTTCTACCAATGCTTTGGCAGCGGCACCCGTAGCGATATTACCTACGATGACCTCCAGTTTCGGGAATTGGGCTTTTACCCCTTTCAGTGCTTCGATGACCCCCAGCGAGTGGCCGTGAGCCGTATCAATGCTAACCACATCTACCCCCGCTTTCAGCAACGCTTCCACCCGGCGAATCAGGTCGGCAGTGACACCCACAGCGGCACCTACGCGCAAACGACCCAGGGCATCTTTACAGGCGTTGGGATGGTCTTTACGTTTGATAATGTCGCGATACGTGACTAATCCAACCAACTTATTGTCTTTGTCGATGATGGGCAACTTTTCAATTTTATATTCCTGAAGGGTACTTTCCGCTTCTTCAAGGCTGATGCCTTCGCGGGCAGTGATGAGATTATCCTTAGTCATTATTTCCGCCACACCCTTCGCCATGTCTTTTTGAAAACGCAGATCGCGGTTGGTGACAATGCCGATAAGTTTGCTGTTTTTATCCACGACCGGAATCCCCCCGATCTTGAATTCGGCCATGATGCGCATGGCATCCCGCAGGGTCGCGTCTTCGTTGAGCGTAATGGGGTCAACGATCATTCCGCTTTCAGAACGCTTCACTTTACGCACCTGAGCGGCTTGGTCTTCCACGCTCATGTTTTTGTGAATCATTCCGATACCACCCTCCTGCGCCATCGCGATGGCCAACTGGAATTCAGTAACGGTGTCCATGGCGGCCGAGATCAGCGGCACGTTCAGACGAATGCGGCGAGTGAGTTGAGATTGCGTGTTGGTATCGCGCGGGAGAACTTCGGAGTAGGCAGGTACGAGGAGGACATCGTCGTACGTAAGTGCTTCGTAGAGGAATTTAGAGTTGTCTGAGAGCATAGCAAATAAACGATTCGTTATTTGCCGCGTAAAATTAGAAGAAAATTTCGGGAATGTAAAATCGGTATTGTTTTTAACAGAAAAATAATACCGATTTCGTTTCAGTTGATTTTCACCGTACCTTTGTACACTTTTTGAAAAATGGATTGCGGAGCGGTCGAATCATCGGCGTTTTCTCCCCTAATCTTAACACTACAATCATTGGAATAAAGTGAAAAATTTTATTGAAGAACTTCGTTGGCGCGGAATGCTCAACGACATGATGCCCGGTACGGAAGAGCAATTACAAAAAGAGATTACGGCCGCTTACATCGGCTTTGACCCTACCGCATCGTCGTTGCACATCGGAAATTTGGCCACGATCATGCTGTTAAAACATTTCCAATTATGCGGCCATAAACCCTATGCGCTTATAGGCGGTGCCACCGGCATGGTTGGCGACCCATCCGGCAAAGCTGCCGAACGGGCATTTTTGTCGGAAGAAACCCTACGACATAATGAGTCATGTATCAAAAAACAACTGGAAAAATTTCTGGATTTTGACGGCAGCGAAAACTCCGCCGAAATCGTCAATAACTACGATTGGTTCAAAGGCATCGGCTTTTTAGAGTTTTTACGGGAAGCGGGAAAATACATCACGGTCAACTACATGTCGGCCAAAGATTCGGTAAAAAAACGCCTCGAAACCGGTATTTCCTTTACCGAATTCAGCTACCAATTATTGCAGGGATACGATTTTTACTGGTTATACAGACACAAAAATGTACGCCTCCAAATGGGCGGCTCCGACCAGTGGGGCAACATTACCACGGGCACGGAACTGATTCGTCGCAAAGAATCCAACAACGACGAAACCTCCGAGCACCGGGCCTTTGCGCTCACCACCCCGTTGGTCACCAAAGCCGACGGGACCAAATTCGGCAAAAGCGAAAGCGGTAATGTATGGCTGGACGCCTCTATGACCTCTCCTTTCCAATTTTACCAGTTCTGGATCAATTGTGCCGATGCCGATTGTCCGCGACTGCTGCGGGTGTTCACCCTTTACTCCAAAGAAGAGATCGAAACCTTTGAGCAGCAGCATGCTGAAGCCCCCCATTTGCGTATCATGCAAAAAGCCCTGGCCAAAGACGTCACCATTCGTGTACACTCGCCGTACGATTATGATATGGCCATTGCGGCCTCGGAAGTACTGTACGGAAAAGGAACACTGGAAACCCTGCAAGGTATGGATGAAGCGACCTTTACATCAGTGTTTGAGGGAGTTCCCCAAACCGTTATTGCACGGGCAGAGTTAGAAAACTGCGCCACCGTTGCGGACCTATTATCAACGGTAACCCAAAACGAAATATACCCTTCCAAAAGCGAAGCCCGGCGGGCCATTCAGGGAAATGCCGTTGGAATCAATAAAACGAAGATTGCGGACGGTAACGCCAAACCCTATTTTCAATTGCTGCAAAACAAGTATCTGCTGGTTTCGAAAGGGAAGAAAAACCACCTCATTGTAATACAGTAAAGAAGCGTTTTGAAAATATTTTACCTAAAGCGCCTCAATGAGGCGTTTTTTTTGTCACTTAGTACAAAAAATCACGTCAAAAGCTTTAAAATGTCCACTCTTTCTCTTTTTATGTTTTTTTTTAGACATTTATAGAAATTTGGCACGACTATTGAGAAAGTCACCTTTGACAGTATTTTATCCCTCAAATAAACGCATGGCAAATCTCTATAACCCTTAGTATCATGCAGAAATTAAGCCTAAACCAAACGCTGCAGCAGAAGCTATCGCCTCAGCAAATACAGTTTATTAAGCTATTACAAATTCCAACCGCTGAGTTGGAAACTCGCATTGAAGAAGAACTGGAGATCAATCCGGCGTTGGAGGAAGGCATGGAAGACGATATTCTCAACAAAGAGGATTCGTATACGAATGATGCAGACGATGAGTATGATGACGATTTTAATCATCGAGAAGATATCAGTCTGGATGATTATCTGAACCATGATGAATATGGCGGTTATAAAATGTACAGCGACGGCAACCATCCTGATGAAGACCGGGAAATGCCTATCGCTACCATAAGCACGCTTCAGGATGCATTAGTTCAGCAATTTGGCTATTTACGACTCAACGAACGTCAGACCGTGATTGGGTTACAACTGTTGGGAAGTTTTGAAAATGACGGCTACATCCGTCGTTCATTACAGGCCATCGTAAATGACATGGCCTTTTCGCAGAGTTTTTACTCCACCGTGGAAGAAGTGGAGCAGGTTTTAAAGAAAATCCAAACCTTCGACCCTCCCGGTATCGGAGCCCGCAATTTGCAGGAATGTTTATTGCTTCAACTGAATCGTAAAGATACCAACGACACTAACGTTTGTTATGCCATCAAAATTATAGAAGATTTTTTTGAAGAGTTTTCGAAAAAACACTACGAAAAAATTCAGAAAAGACTCGGAATTAACGATGAGCAGATGAAGAACGTGATCAGCGTCATCACCAAACTGAATCCCAAACCGGGTTCTGTAGAAGGTGAAGACGGGCTGGCACAGTATCTGTTGCCTGATTTTTGGGTGAATAATAATAACGGCAAACTGGAGGTTCATCTTAATTCCAAAAATGCTCCTGAGTTGCGGATCAGCCGCTCGTTTGCCGATATGCTTGACACGTACGATAAAAGTGACAAATCCAACCGCCATATTCGTGAAACTGTGACGTTTGTAAAGCAAAAACTGGATGCTGCCAAATGGTTCATTGATGCCATCAAACAACGCCAAAATACACTCCAACGCACCATGAACGCTATCGTTAACTATCAATACGAGTTTTTTATTGACGGTGACGAAACACGGCTTAAACCGATGATATTGAAGGACATAGCCAACCGAATAGAAATGGATGTATCGACCGTATCGCGGGTAGCCAACAGCAAAGCCGTACAAACCGAATTTGGGGTATATCCTCTCAAATATTTCTTTTCGGAAGGTATTTCGACCGATTACGGCGAAGATGCCAGCAGCCGCGAAGTAAAATCCATTCTGAAAGAGTTTATCGAGAATGAACCCAAAAGCAATCCGCTTTCGGACGATAAATTAGAAAAACTGCTGAACGACCGAGGATACAACATTGCCCGCAGAACCGTAGCCAAATACCGCGAACAACTCAATATTCCGGTAGCCCGCTTGAGGAAGCAACTTTAGTGCTTTTGCAGTAGTTATCTGTTAATAGTGTATTTTTACATTCTCTTAGGCGTTTGCCTGCCTGTACGACAACTATTAACGGATTAACCTCTTACGCTCCCCTTGGATACTCGCATTGCACTGGCCGTTTCGGCCCTGTTCCACCCATTGCTGATGCCCACGTTACTGTTGGGCTTACTCTTTTTTACCGCTCCTGATGTCCTCGGAGTAGATGTACTCACTTCTACGATCCGTATCACGCTTTTGGGGTTTGTCAGCATGACCACTTTTGTGTTGCCCGCGTTGGGAATTTATTATCTATACCGCGCCGGATATGTCAAAAGCCTGCACCTGGATGAGTTGGCCGATCGCCGGCTACCCTATTTCATCACTACGCTGATTTACATTTTTGCCACTTATTTTTTCAGTTTCAGCCTACCTCCATTATCAGAGATCGCGCCTGAAATCGGTATTATACTGGGCAGTATCACCGTTTCGATTGCGTTGGTAGCACTCATCAGTCTGTATTGGAAAATCAGCGCGCATTCGGTCGGTATCGGCGGGATGCTGGGGGCGGTGCTGGGAATAGTGGTAAAATTTAACCATACCAACCTATTTTACTCTCTTTTAGCCCTCATTTTACTGGCAGGATTTCTCATCAGTGCCCGTCTCAAACTTAACGCCCATACGCCCGCCCAGGCAGTAGCAGGACTTTTAATGGGATTTTGTATAAGTTTGTTGACCGTGTGGCGATTTGTTTAATAGACCTAACAGTATCGTTCCGGGACGTTTATCTCTAAATCTTAATTATTTACCTACTGATGACCTACGACAACATTCTCTTTGAACACACCGGCGGTATCGCACGAATCACCTTAAACCGACCACAGGTATATAATGCCCTCAGTCCGGGCTTGTTGCAGGACATTACAGCAGCAGTCAATGCTGCGGCCACCGACGATTCCGTTCGGGTAGTGGTGATCACCGGTGCGGGCGAGAAAGCTTTTTGTTCGGGAGCCGACCTGAAAGAGGGAATGGGTGGTTCCAAAAGCCTGGGCGAATCGCTTCGGACTTATTACAACCCCATGATCTTAGCCATTCGCTCGATTGCCAAACCTGTACTCTGCCGGCTGAACGGCGTGGCAGCGGGGGCGGGATGCTCTTTAGCCTTGGCCTGTGATGTGGTTATTGCAGCCGACAATGCCTATTTAAGTCAGATCTTTGTCAACATCGGCCTGATGCCCGATGCCGGCTCTACGTTCTTTTTACCCCGATTGATAGGAATGCAGCGCGCTTTTGAACTGGCAAGCACCGGACGCAAAGTATCGGCCGCCGAAGCTGTTCAAATGGGTCTTATTTTTAAGTCCGTTCCTGCCAGTGAGTTAGATCTGACGGTGAGTGAAGTGGTGAGTTATTACCGCAACGCACCCACCAAAGCGATCGGTGCCATGAAAAAGGTACTCAATCAATCCCTGGGGTCTACTTTAGAACAAATGCTTGAACTGGAAGCCGAACATCAGGACCAATTGAGTCGCACCCATGATGCCTCCGAAGGGATCATGTCCTTTTTACAAAAAAGAAAACCCGTGTATCGGGGAAAATAAACGAGATAAGGAGTGAGAAGACGGAAGTCAGTAGTATTTAAACCTTCTCACTCCTCGCTACCGTCTCCTCAACCCTACCTTTTCATGCTTATCCGCATTGTAAGAATGACTTTTCAGCCCGAAAAAGCCGAAGAATTTTTAACCGTTTTTGCGCAGTCAAAACAGATGATCCGCGCCATGCCGGGCTGCCGGCACCTTGAGTTGCTGCGTGATTATCATACACCCAACATCTTCATTACGCACAGTCATTGGGACGACGATACGGCTCTCAACCATTACCGTAACTCGGAATTATTCAGAGATACCTGGGCAAAAACCAAAGTGCTGTTTGCCGAAAAACCGTTTGCTTTCTCTTCGGTCAAGGTAGAGACTGTGTAACGTTTAAACGCCAAAAAGCGCTTTGAGTTCTACGGCTTCGGCCGGGTTCATCCGTCCGGCCAGCACCAGACGCAACTGACGCCGACGCAGCGCACTTTCAAAGAGCTGTTTTTCTTCTTCGGTTTCGGCAATGACAGGAGCCACCTCGATCGGCCGGCCGCTTTGGTCAACCGCCACGAAGGTATAAAAAGCCGCATTGGTATGAACGGCTTTCTCGCCCGCTGAAATATTTTGGGCACTTACTTTGATATGCACCTCCATCGAAGACGTGAAAGCGCGCGTTACCTGCGCCTCAAACGTGACAATATTGCCCAGTTTGATCGGCTCCGCAAACGATACATTATCCACCGAAGCCGTCACTACGGTCCGGTGGGCGTGTTTCTGGGCCGCGATGGCCGCGCAAATATCCATCCAATGTAATAAGCGTCCACCCATCAGATTGTTGAGGGTATTGGTATCATTGGGCAATACCATTTCGGTCATTATGGTGTGGGAGTCGCAGGCTTTTCTGGGCAGTGGCATGAATCAATACCGGTTTTAGTGGTTGTGAGCACAAATCAACAAAAAAATAATGATTTTCGGCCATCAACAGCAATTATAAACCCACTCACGCAACCTTACGAACCATTTCACACGTATGTCTGTTACTTTTATGTCGCACAATCTTGCTCCGATTACCTAAGGAAATTCGTAAGGCTGCCCATAATTCACGCAAACTTGAACCTGATATGAGCCAATTTATGGTTGAATTTATTCTTCCGGATGAAACAACGGAGGAGTTTATCGCAAAGATCCCTCGCCAACGACTGAAAATCAACAAGTTGATGGAACAGGGAAAAATAACATCGTATTCACTTTCCGCCGACCGTTCTAAACTGTGGTGTGTTATCAAAGCCGATAACGAAGCAGAAGTTATGGAAATTTTGGCTGAATTTCCACTGATCGGTTTTATGCAGGCAACCATCAGCGAATTAATGTTTAACAACACCGCCACCGCCGTAAAATTACCGCTGTATTCGCTGAACTAAGCTTATTATCTGTTGAGGTCTCATTATTTGAAACGGTATTACTACCTTTGCGGGCAAAAACAGCCGTGACTCCTTCTGACATTTTTACCAAACGTCAAACCGAATTTACGCATCAAGCGGAGGTCTTTCAGCGTAGTTATAACCAATTATCCACCGTTCGTCTGATCATTTTTGTGGCCGCTGTCTTCACGGTTTGGCAGACACTTTCCTTCCCTATTTGGATTCCCTTAGTGTCCGGCATTGTTGGACTGACTCTTTTTGCCTTTATTTTACGCAGGCATCAGACCACCAAACGGCAGTGGGAACTGCATCGTGCCCTTGCCGCACTCAATACCGACGAAGCAGAGCGCCTTTCGCTGCGTTTTGCCCGCTCGGCTACGGGTGCAGAGTTTGCCGTTAAAAATCATGTGTATTGCAACGACTTGGATATTTTCGGGCCTCATTCGCTGTTTCGACTGCTCAACCGTGCCCATACCCGTATCGGAATGCAGACATTGGCCGAGTGGCTGCTTTCCCCTGCTGACCCCATTGAAATCTCGGTACGGCAGGACGCCATCAGAGAACTTACACCTTTATTGGATTGGCGTCAGGAATTGGAAGCCAATGCACGGTTGGAAAAGCGCATCGCCGAACCCACCGATTTTTTGGAGCGTTGGCTTCATGCGGGAGAAAATAAGGCCATTCTACGATGGAAAAAGCTCCGCCTTCTTCCGGTGCTTACCATAAGCATTATTATCGG
Above is a window of Runella slithyformis DSM 19594 DNA encoding:
- a CDS encoding helix-turn-helix domain-containing protein, with translation MKTEFEVIRPDEGSSFRILHNVVLPELFRWQFHYHPEYEIVCVFNGSGRRHVGMHLSHYEDGDLVFIGPNVPHSGFGQEAVGPHEEIVVQLKENLLGEHFLEMPEMRAVKRLFERAHLGVCFYGETKARIKERLQHLLLLPPFERLLELVNILQLLATTHESYLLNAEGVKLEVSPKDEARLNKILKYVEENYQKPIDIQEIASIIHLTVPSFCHYFKKMMNATFTDFVNRYRINQACRLLTTDKSITDIGYESGFGNVAYFNRVFRAHKQQNPSEYRKALKK
- the tyrS gene encoding tyrosine--tRNA ligase, which translates into the protein MLNDMMPGTEEQLQKEITAAYIGFDPTASSLHIGNLATIMLLKHFQLCGHKPYALIGGATGMVGDPSGKAAERAFLSEETLRHNESCIKKQLEKFLDFDGSENSAEIVNNYDWFKGIGFLEFLREAGKYITVNYMSAKDSVKKRLETGISFTEFSYQLLQGYDFYWLYRHKNVRLQMGGSDQWGNITTGTELIRRKESNNDETSEHRAFALTTPLVTKADGTKFGKSESGNVWLDASMTSPFQFYQFWINCADADCPRLLRVFTLYSKEEIETFEQQHAEAPHLRIMQKALAKDVTIRVHSPYDYDMAIAASEVLYGKGTLETLQGMDEATFTSVFEGVPQTVIARAELENCATVADLLSTVTQNEIYPSKSEARRAIQGNAVGINKTKIADGNAKPYFQLLQNKYLLVSKGKKNHLIVIQ
- a CDS encoding acyl-CoA thioesterase is translated as MPLPRKACDSHTIMTEMVLPNDTNTLNNLMGGRLLHWMDICAAIAAQKHAHRTVVTASVDNVSFAEPIKLGNIVTFEAQVTRAFTSSMEVHIKVSAQNISAGEKAVHTNAAFYTFVAVDQSGRPIEVAPVIAETEEEKQLFESALRRRQLRLVLAGRMNPAEAVELKALFGV
- the rpoN gene encoding RNA polymerase factor sigma-54 gives rise to the protein MQKLSLNQTLQQKLSPQQIQFIKLLQIPTAELETRIEEELEINPALEEGMEDDILNKEDSYTNDADDEYDDDFNHREDISLDDYLNHDEYGGYKMYSDGNHPDEDREMPIATISTLQDALVQQFGYLRLNERQTVIGLQLLGSFENDGYIRRSLQAIVNDMAFSQSFYSTVEEVEQVLKKIQTFDPPGIGARNLQECLLLQLNRKDTNDTNVCYAIKIIEDFFEEFSKKHYEKIQKRLGINDEQMKNVISVITKLNPKPGSVEGEDGLAQYLLPDFWVNNNNGKLEVHLNSKNAPELRISRSFADMLDTYDKSDKSNRHIRETVTFVKQKLDAAKWFIDAIKQRQNTLQRTMNAIVNYQYEFFIDGDETRLKPMILKDIANRIEMDVSTVSRVANSKAVQTEFGVYPLKYFFSEGISTDYGEDASSREVKSILKEFIENEPKSNPLSDDKLEKLLNDRGYNIARRTVAKYREQLNIPVARLRKQL
- a CDS encoding enoyl-CoA hydratase/isomerase family protein; the encoded protein is MTYDNILFEHTGGIARITLNRPQVYNALSPGLLQDITAAVNAAATDDSVRVVVITGAGEKAFCSGADLKEGMGGSKSLGESLRTYYNPMILAIRSIAKPVLCRLNGVAAGAGCSLALACDVVIAADNAYLSQIFVNIGLMPDAGSTFFLPRLIGMQRAFELASTGRKVSAAEAVQMGLIFKSVPASELDLTVSEVVSYYRNAPTKAIGAMKKVLNQSLGSTLEQMLELEAEHQDQLSRTHDASEGIMSFLQKRKPVYRGK
- the guaB gene encoding IMP dehydrogenase; the encoded protein is MLSDNSKFLYEALTYDDVLLVPAYSEVLPRDTNTQSQLTRRIRLNVPLISAAMDTVTEFQLAIAMAQEGGIGMIHKNMSVEDQAAQVRKVKRSESGMIVDPITLNEDATLRDAMRIMAEFKIGGIPVVDKNSKLIGIVTNRDLRFQKDMAKGVAEIMTKDNLITAREGISLEEAESTLQEYKIEKLPIIDKDNKLVGLVTYRDIIKRKDHPNACKDALGRLRVGAAVGVTADLIRRVEALLKAGVDVVSIDTAHGHSLGVIEALKGVKAQFPKLEVIVGNIATGAAAKALVEAGADAVKVGVGPGSICTTRIIAGIGMPQLSAVYESAKAIEGTGVPVIADGGIRYSGDVVKAIAGGASTVMIGSLLAGTDEAPGEEILYEGRRFKSYRGMGSVEAMEDGSKDRYFQDAEDDIKKLVPEGIVGRVPFKGKVSDIVYQLVGGLKAGMGYCGAGDIDALKQAQFVRISAAGMRESHPHDIQIAKEAPNYTTK
- a CDS encoding muconolactone Delta-isomerase family protein yields the protein MSQFMVEFILPDETTEEFIAKIPRQRLKINKLMEQGKITSYSLSADRSKLWCVIKADNEAEVMEILAEFPLIGFMQATISELMFNNTATAVKLPLYSLN
- the treA gene encoding alpha,alpha-trehalase TreA, with product MTLPETKKLHFIQDEDVQLLYNDVQHSNLFSDSKTFSDAIAKYPPAQIAEAYHGRKNQSGFVLKHFINENFILPTEENAYIQSDLTKPIERHLEDLWEVLTRQPEKAENTGTLISLPFKYVVPGGRFREIYYWDSYFTMLGLQVSGRGELVESMVNNFAYLIDTVGFIPNGNRTYYLGRSQPPFFALMVSLLAEQKGECIWLRYLPQLEKEYAFWMRGEDNLSLRGTETKSTGRVVMLPDGSVLNRYWDDIALPRPEAYKEDVALAAQISDQAPADVYRHLRAAAESGWDFSSRWFKDGQSMTSIHTTDILPVDLNCLLWYLEKSLAQAYELQGDSGSASVYDRKAMQRRAAIQNYCWNEAQGFYFDYDRTLNQPKNGYTLAAVFPLFFSLATDAQAAKVAGILEERFLRKSGLLTTLQFTHEQWDAPNGWAPLQWIAYQGLKNYRFDDLAGRVKERWMNNNEIYYAKTGKMMEKYNVLTEDVSAQDGEYPNQDGFGWTNGVYLKMKES
- a CDS encoding putative quinol monooxygenase, giving the protein MLIRIVRMTFQPEKAEEFLTVFAQSKQMIRAMPGCRHLELLRDYHTPNIFITHSHWDDDTALNHYRNSELFRDTWAKTKVLFAEKPFAFSSVKVETV
- a CDS encoding MFS transporter, with product MQSYWKVKLSIFLNYFVFAILLNSVGTVILQVQHTYNVSEISASILEAFKDLSIAVVSFSVASYINKLGYKNAMLVALGFNAFICLLMPSVHSFGMTKVVFAVAGAGFALIKVSVYGTIGLVTADKKEHISLMNFIESFFMVGILAGYFLFSGFMDESTPTAWLKVYYLLGGIALIAFVLLITTPLDESSLKTEAAGPFRENFADMFRLIVLPLVLVFIICAFTYVLIEQSIMSWLPTFNSKVLHLPNALSIQMASLLAIATALGRFLAGVVLKKLNWLFVLTGCLVISAALVLIALPLAANAVTGGVTGWGNAPLAAFIFPMIGLFLAPVYPAINSLILSSLPVNQHGLMSGLIVIFSALGGTTGSLITGYVFEHYGGQTAFYFSLIPIGLLIIALLFFSRLQGKNGAIEIHSVGGH